A genomic stretch from Flavobacterium sp. KS-LB2 includes:
- a CDS encoding 2-isopropylmalate synthase → MNREKVQIFDTTLRDGEQVPGCKLDTNQKLVIANRLDEMGVDIIEAGFPVSSPGDFLSVSEISKVVKNAVVCGLTRAVKNDIDVAAQALKHAKRPRIHTGIGTSDSHIIHKLNTTREDIIARAKFAVSHAKSYVEDVEFYAEDAGRTDNEFLARVCEEVIKSGATVLNIPDTTGYCLPDEYGAKMKYLKENVKGIENVILSCHCHNDLGMATANSIAGAVNGARQIECTINGIGERAGNTALEEVVMIFKQHPYLNLDTNINTRQLNEMSRLVSESMGMMVQPNKAIVGANAFAHSSGIHQDGVIKNRATYEIMDPLEVGVNESSIVLTARSGRAALAYRAKKVGYELTKVQLDVVYVEFLKFADIKKEVLDDDIHQIIEACKMNKELILN, encoded by the coding sequence ATGAATAGAGAGAAAGTTCAAATTTTTGATACCACTTTGAGAGATGGGGAACAAGTTCCAGGATGTAAGTTAGATACCAATCAAAAACTCGTTATAGCAAATCGACTGGATGAAATGGGTGTTGACATCATCGAAGCTGGTTTTCCTGTGTCAAGTCCAGGTGATTTTTTATCTGTTTCAGAAATAAGTAAAGTTGTTAAAAACGCTGTTGTTTGCGGATTAACAAGAGCCGTTAAAAACGATATTGATGTTGCAGCACAAGCTTTAAAACATGCCAAAAGACCTCGCATACATACTGGAATTGGAACTTCTGATTCGCACATAATTCACAAACTAAATACAACTAGAGAAGATATTATTGCTCGCGCAAAGTTTGCTGTTTCACATGCTAAATCCTATGTAGAAGACGTGGAATTTTATGCAGAAGATGCCGGTAGAACGGACAATGAATTTTTGGCTCGAGTCTGTGAAGAAGTAATTAAATCAGGAGCTACCGTGCTTAATATTCCAGATACAACCGGGTATTGCTTGCCAGATGAATATGGTGCAAAGATGAAATATTTAAAAGAAAACGTCAAGGGAATTGAAAACGTAATCTTATCCTGCCATTGTCATAATGATTTAGGAATGGCTACTGCTAATTCTATTGCTGGAGCAGTAAATGGAGCCAGACAAATAGAATGTACAATAAATGGTATTGGTGAAAGAGCTGGAAACACAGCGCTTGAAGAAGTAGTAATGATTTTCAAACAACATCCATACTTGAATTTAGATACCAATATTAATACACGTCAGTTGAATGAAATGAGCCGATTGGTTTCTGAAAGTATGGGAATGATGGTGCAACCCAATAAAGCGATTGTTGGTGCTAATGCTTTTGCACACAGCTCCGGAATTCATCAAGATGGAGTGATAAAAAACAGAGCAACCTATGAAATCATGGATCCTTTAGAAGTTGGTGTGAATGAATCTTCAATAGTGCTAACTGCTAGAAGCGGTAGAGCAGCATTGGCCTACAGAGCCAAAAAAGTTGGATATGAACTTACAAAAGTACAATTAGATGTGGTTTATGTTGAATTTTTAAAGTTTGCCGATATTAAAAAAGAAGTGCTTGATGATGATATTCATCAAATAATTGAAGCTTGCAAAATGAACAAGGAATTAATCCTGAACTAA
- the leuB gene encoding 3-isopropylmalate dehydrogenase encodes MNLKIAVLSGDGIGPEVILQAKKALYAIGVVFDHEFVFEDALIGAVAIEKTGNPLPEQTLNLCLNTDAILFGAVDDSKYDAVSDSKLRPIQGLLKLRQALGLYANIRPIKPYKDLLDLSPLKRKIIEGADFIIFREISGGSYFSEKKINEQGTLASDLCEYSEEEIIRICHLAFRTAQKRNKKLTLVDKASILETSRLWRKVVTEIAEGYPDVALDFLFVDNAAMQIIINPIQFDVILTENLFGDILSDEASVITGTIGLLPSASLGSSSALFEPIHGSSTEVKNKNIANPIASILSAAMLLEHFGLHIESQKVYEAVHKAIELNVVTADLNPYSKFGTNEVGDFISNYILSKDDLYFKSDNVYIGQSTIV; translated from the coding sequence ATGAACTTAAAAATAGCAGTACTTTCAGGAGACGGAATAGGCCCGGAGGTAATCTTACAAGCAAAAAAAGCCTTATATGCAATTGGTGTGGTTTTCGATCATGAGTTTGTATTTGAAGATGCTCTTATTGGTGCTGTTGCTATTGAAAAAACAGGAAATCCTTTGCCAGAACAAACACTAAACCTTTGTTTGAATACGGATGCCATATTGTTTGGAGCTGTTGATGACTCAAAATATGATGCTGTTTCAGATTCGAAATTGCGTCCTATTCAAGGATTATTAAAATTGAGACAAGCGCTAGGATTGTATGCCAATATTAGACCAATAAAGCCATATAAGGACTTACTAGATTTGTCCCCTTTGAAAAGAAAAATAATCGAAGGAGCTGATTTTATAATTTTCAGAGAAATTTCTGGAGGATCTTACTTTAGTGAAAAAAAGATCAACGAACAAGGAACATTAGCCTCTGATTTATGCGAATATTCAGAAGAAGAAATAATTCGAATCTGTCATTTGGCTTTTAGAACCGCTCAAAAAAGAAACAAAAAACTGACATTAGTTGATAAAGCCAGTATTCTTGAAACCTCCAGATTATGGAGAAAAGTGGTGACAGAAATTGCAGAAGGATATCCTGATGTAGCCTTAGATTTTCTTTTTGTTGATAATGCTGCTATGCAAATCATTATAAATCCAATACAGTTTGATGTCATTTTAACCGAAAATTTATTCGGTGATATTTTATCTGACGAGGCTAGTGTAATTACAGGTACTATTGGATTGTTACCATCGGCGTCTTTAGGAAGTTCATCAGCACTTTTTGAGCCAATTCATGGATCATCTACTGAGGTTAAAAATAAAAACATAGCAAATCCTATTGCATCAATATTATCTGCAGCAATGCTTTTAGAGCATTTTGGTCTTCATATCGAATCGCAAAAAGTATACGAAGCAGTTCATAAAGCAATTGAATTAAATGTCGTCACGGCAGATTTAAATCCGTATTCAAAATTTGGAACCAATGAAGTAGGAGATTTTATTTCAAACTATATCTTGAGTAAAGACGACTTATACTTTAAAAGTGACAATGTCTATATAGGACAATCAACTATTGTATAG
- the ilvD gene encoding dihydroxy-acid dehydratase: MELNKYSKTITQDETQPAAQAMLYGIGLTEDDLKKAQVGIVSMGYDGNPCNMHLNDLAKDIKTGVWNEDLVGLIFNTIGVSDGMSNGTDGMRFSLVSRDVIADSIETVVGAQWYDGLIAIPGCDKNMPGSIIAMGRLNRPSIMVYGGSIHSGKWKGESLNIVSAFEALGKKFNNTISPEDFKGVIQNSCPGAGACGGMYTANTMSSAIEALGMSLPYSSSNPALSPEKKQECLDAGKAIKILLEKDIKPRDIMTREAFENAITMVAVLGGSTNAVMHLIAMAHSVDIEITLNDFQKISDKTPLLADLKPSGKYLMEDLHAVGGVPAVMKYLLKEGLLHGHCLTVTGKTIAENLATVPDLNDGQDVIHEIQKALKNTGNIQILYGNLAKEGCVAKISGNEGEYFEGDAIVYENEHDVIKGVRGGEVKPGNVVVIRYCGPKGGPGMPEMLKPTSAIMGAGLGKSVALITDGRFSGGSHGFVVGHVTPEAYDGGGIALVKNGDIITIDAVKNTINLKISDEEFATRKALWVQPESKIKKGVLLKYIRSVSSASTGCVTDK; this comes from the coding sequence ATGGAATTAAATAAATACAGCAAAACCATAACGCAAGATGAAACGCAGCCAGCTGCACAAGCCATGCTATACGGAATTGGTTTAACTGAAGATGATTTAAAGAAAGCCCAAGTTGGAATAGTAAGCATGGGTTACGATGGAAATCCATGTAACATGCACTTAAATGATTTGGCAAAAGATATAAAAACGGGAGTTTGGAATGAAGATTTGGTGGGATTGATTTTTAATACTATCGGTGTGAGTGATGGTATGTCTAATGGAACTGACGGTATGCGTTTTTCATTAGTCTCTCGAGATGTTATTGCTGACTCTATTGAAACAGTAGTTGGAGCGCAATGGTATGATGGACTTATTGCAATTCCAGGTTGTGATAAAAACATGCCTGGATCGATAATCGCTATGGGAAGACTCAATCGTCCATCAATTATGGTATATGGGGGCAGCATTCACTCCGGAAAATGGAAAGGAGAATCATTGAATATCGTTTCGGCATTTGAAGCTCTTGGAAAAAAATTCAACAATACCATTTCACCTGAAGATTTTAAAGGAGTAATTCAAAATTCATGCCCTGGCGCAGGTGCATGTGGCGGAATGTATACCGCAAATACCATGTCCTCAGCTATTGAAGCCTTAGGGATGAGTTTACCATACAGTTCGTCTAATCCTGCCCTTAGTCCCGAAAAAAAACAAGAGTGTCTTGATGCTGGTAAAGCCATTAAAATATTATTAGAAAAAGATATCAAACCAAGAGATATAATGACGCGTGAAGCTTTTGAAAATGCTATTACAATGGTGGCAGTTTTAGGAGGTTCTACAAATGCAGTAATGCACTTGATTGCAATGGCTCACTCAGTAGATATAGAAATTACTTTGAACGATTTTCAAAAAATTAGTGATAAAACCCCTTTGTTAGCCGACTTAAAACCAAGTGGAAAATACCTTATGGAAGATTTACATGCGGTGGGTGGAGTTCCTGCTGTGATGAAATATTTATTAAAAGAAGGCTTACTACATGGCCATTGTTTGACCGTAACAGGAAAAACAATAGCAGAGAATTTAGCAACTGTTCCTGATTTAAATGATGGTCAAGATGTTATCCATGAAATTCAGAAAGCACTTAAGAATACAGGAAATATCCAAATTTTATACGGAAATCTTGCAAAAGAAGGTTGTGTTGCTAAGATAAGCGGTAATGAAGGAGAATATTTTGAAGGTGATGCAATTGTTTATGAAAATGAACACGATGTAATAAAAGGTGTTCGTGGCGGAGAAGTGAAACCAGGAAATGTAGTCGTCATCAGGTACTGTGGACCTAAAGGTGGCCCGGGAATGCCTGAAATGTTAAAGCCTACATCAGCCATTATGGGTGCTGGTTTAGGAAAAAGTGTCGCTTTAATTACTGATGGAAGATTCTCTGGTGGTTCACACGGTTTTGTAGTAGGTCACGTAACACCAGAAGCGTATGATGGTGGTGGAATTGCATTAGTCAAAAATGGAGATATTATTACCATCGATGCTGTCAAAAACACCATAAACCTCAAAATTTCTGATGAAGAGTTTGCTACAAGAAAAGCACTTTGGGTACAACCCGAATCAAAAATTAAAAAAGGAGTTTTATTAAAATATATCCGATCAGTTTCAAGCGCATCTACAGGATGTGTTACTGATAAATAA
- the ilvB gene encoding biosynthetic-type acetolactate synthase large subunit, producing the protein MGTNKISGAEAVIRCLLEEGVDLVYGYPGGAIMPVYDELYKFKDELHHVLVRHEQGATHAAQGFARATGKVGVAIATSGPGATNLVTGIADAQIDSTPMVCITGQVGKHLLGSDAFQETDIIGISTPVTKWNYQITEASEIPEIMAKAFYIAKSGRPGPVLIDITKNAQFDEIEFSYKKCTSIRSYNPKPVLNLEKVAEAAKIINSAKKPFIIFGQGVILSEAEAELKALVEKSGIPAAWTILGLSAMPTDHPLNVGMVGMHGNYGPNVLTNECDVLIALGMRFDDRVTGNLATYAKQAKVIHFEIDPAEVDKNVKTTVAVLADLKESLTALLPLIESNSHEAWHNEFKEKYEIELEKVINDELKPKREGISMGETIEMINKHSKGDAIMVSDVGQHQMFACRYAKFNSTKSNVTSGGLGTMGFALPAAIGAKMGMPNREVVAIIGDGGFQMTIQELGTIFQTKVPVKIVVLNNEFLGMVRQWQQLFFDKRYASTEMINPNFIAIAEGYYIKAKKVTKREDLDAAVAEMMASKESYFLEVMVEKENNVFPMIPTGASVSDIRLS; encoded by the coding sequence ATGGGAACAAATAAAATATCCGGCGCCGAAGCCGTTATTAGATGCTTATTAGAAGAAGGAGTAGATTTGGTTTATGGCTATCCAGGTGGAGCTATAATGCCAGTTTACGATGAATTATATAAATTTAAAGATGAGTTGCACCACGTTTTAGTTCGTCATGAACAAGGCGCTACTCATGCCGCACAAGGTTTTGCAAGAGCAACTGGAAAAGTAGGTGTTGCGATTGCCACTTCGGGTCCAGGAGCCACTAATTTAGTTACTGGAATTGCTGATGCGCAAATCGATTCGACTCCTATGGTTTGTATTACAGGACAAGTAGGAAAGCATTTACTAGGGTCTGATGCTTTTCAAGAAACAGATATCATTGGAATTTCGACTCCGGTGACCAAATGGAATTATCAAATTACCGAAGCTTCAGAAATTCCTGAAATCATGGCAAAAGCATTTTATATTGCAAAATCAGGTCGTCCAGGTCCAGTTTTAATTGATATTACAAAAAATGCTCAGTTTGACGAAATTGAATTCAGCTATAAAAAATGCACCAGTATTAGAAGCTACAATCCGAAGCCAGTTTTAAATCTTGAAAAAGTAGCGGAAGCAGCTAAAATAATTAATAGTGCTAAAAAACCATTTATCATATTTGGTCAAGGCGTAATTCTTAGTGAAGCGGAAGCCGAGTTAAAAGCTTTGGTTGAAAAATCAGGAATTCCGGCTGCTTGGACTATTTTAGGACTTTCGGCAATGCCAACAGATCATCCATTAAATGTTGGAATGGTGGGAATGCATGGAAATTACGGCCCTAATGTTTTGACGAATGAATGCGATGTTTTAATTGCGCTTGGAATGCGTTTTGACGATCGTGTTACAGGAAATTTAGCCACTTATGCCAAACAAGCCAAAGTAATTCATTTTGAAATTGATCCTGCAGAAGTGGATAAGAATGTAAAAACTACTGTAGCTGTTTTGGCTGACTTAAAAGAGTCTTTAACAGCTTTACTTCCTTTAATTGAAAGTAACTCTCACGAAGCTTGGCACAATGAATTCAAAGAGAAATATGAAATAGAATTAGAAAAGGTAATCAATGACGAGTTAAAACCTAAGAGAGAAGGAATTTCTATGGGAGAAACGATTGAAATGATTAACAAACATTCTAAAGGAGATGCCATTATGGTTTCGGATGTGGGACAACACCAAATGTTTGCGTGTCGTTATGCCAAATTCAATTCGACAAAAAGTAATGTAACATCTGGTGGTTTAGGAACTATGGGATTTGCTTTGCCTGCTGCGATTGGAGCTAAAATGGGAATGCCAAATCGTGAAGTCGTAGCCATAATTGGTGATGGAGGTTTTCAAATGACCATACAGGAATTAGGAACTATTTTCCAAACCAAAGTTCCTGTGAAAATTGTGGTCTTGAACAATGAATTTTTAGGAATGGTTCGTCAGTGGCAACAATTGTTTTTTGACAAAAGATACGCTTCTACGGAAATGATCAATCCTAATTTTATAGCCATTGCTGAAGGCTACTATATCAAAGCGAAAAAAGTAACCAAAAGAGAAGATCTTGATGCTGCCGTTGCCGAAATGATGGCTTCAAAAGAATCGTATTTTCTTGAAGTTATGGTAGAAAAAGAAAATAACGTATTTCCAATGATTCCTACAGGAGCATCGGTTTCGGACATTCGTTTGTCCTAA
- the ilvN gene encoding acetolactate synthase small subunit: protein MENKTFTISVYSENNVGLLNRISGIFLKRHINILSLNVSESEIENVSRFIIVVNTTEKWVQNIVGQIEKQIEVIKAFYHIDEETIFLENALFKIESSLLFDEKQIQNIIKESHSEIVTVARDFFVISKSGQRAEIESLYEKLKPFGIMQFVRSGRISVSKAKMEISTLLEELKQEPV, encoded by the coding sequence ATGGAAAATAAAACATTCACCATTTCTGTTTATTCAGAAAACAACGTTGGCTTATTAAACAGAATATCTGGAATATTCTTGAAACGCCATATCAATATTTTGAGTTTAAATGTATCCGAATCTGAAATCGAAAATGTTTCCAGATTTATCATTGTAGTTAATACAACCGAAAAATGGGTGCAAAATATAGTAGGACAAATCGAAAAACAAATTGAAGTAATTAAAGCATTTTATCATATTGATGAAGAAACTATTTTCTTAGAAAATGCATTATTCAAAATTGAATCGAGCTTACTTTTTGATGAAAAACAAATTCAGAACATAATTAAAGAAAGCCACTCCGAAATAGTTACGGTTGCAAGAGACTTTTTTGTGATTTCAAAATCAGGACAACGTGCTGAAATAGAATCGTTATATGAAAAATTGAAACCTTTTGGAATCATGCAATTTGTGCGCTCCGGAAGAATATCGGTGTCCAAAGCAAAAATGGAAATTTCAACATTATTAGAAGAACTTAAACAAGAACCTGTTTAA
- the ilvC gene encoding ketol-acid reductoisomerase, with protein MANYFNSLPLRLQLEQLGVCEFMDQSEFVNGIKALAGKKVVIVGCGAQGLNQGLNMRDSGLDISYALRADAISEQRASFKNASDNGFKVGTYEELIPTADLVCNLTPDKQHTAVVTAIMPLMKNGSTLAYSHGFNIVEEGMQIRKDITVIMCAPKCPGSEVREEYKRGFGVPTLIAVHPENNPNGEGFEQAKAYAVATGGHKAGVLNSSFVAEVKSDLMGEQTILCGMLQTGSILCFDKMVEKGIEPAYASKLIQYGWETVTEALKHGGITNMMDRLSNPAKIEAFRLADELKEIMRPLFQKHMDDIISGEFSRNMMIDWANDDINLLTWRAATAETNFEKTAPTAAPISEQEYFDNGVLMIAMVKAGVELAFETMTQTGIIEESAYYESLHELPLIANTVARKKLYEMNRIISDTAEYGCYLFDHACKPLLTDFMKTIDTNVIGKPFSTSNGVDNAVLIAVNKTIRQHPIEEVGEWLRESMTAMKKIG; from the coding sequence ATGGCAAATTATTTCAATTCATTACCACTTAGATTACAATTAGAACAATTAGGCGTTTGCGAATTCATGGACCAATCTGAATTTGTAAATGGAATAAAAGCTTTAGCAGGAAAAAAAGTAGTCATTGTAGGTTGTGGAGCACAAGGTTTAAACCAAGGTTTAAACATGAGAGATTCTGGCTTAGATATTTCTTATGCATTGCGCGCAGATGCAATTTCAGAACAAAGAGCTTCGTTTAAAAATGCTTCTGATAATGGATTTAAAGTGGGAACGTATGAAGAATTAATCCCAACAGCTGATTTGGTTTGTAACCTTACGCCAGACAAGCAACATACTGCTGTAGTTACCGCAATCATGCCTTTGATGAAAAACGGATCAACTTTGGCTTATTCTCACGGTTTTAATATTGTCGAGGAAGGAATGCAAATTCGTAAAGACATCACTGTAATTATGTGTGCGCCAAAATGTCCTGGATCTGAAGTACGTGAAGAATATAAAAGAGGTTTTGGTGTTCCAACTTTAATCGCCGTTCATCCAGAAAATAATCCAAATGGAGAAGGTTTCGAACAAGCAAAAGCGTATGCAGTTGCTACTGGTGGTCATAAAGCTGGAGTATTGAACTCTTCATTTGTTGCCGAAGTAAAATCGGATTTAATGGGAGAACAAACCATTCTTTGTGGAATGTTACAAACAGGTTCTATTTTATGCTTTGATAAAATGGTTGAAAAAGGAATCGAGCCGGCTTATGCTTCAAAACTAATTCAATACGGTTGGGAAACAGTAACTGAAGCCTTGAAACATGGTGGAATTACTAATATGATGGATCGTTTATCAAATCCTGCAAAAATTGAAGCTTTCCGTTTGGCTGACGAATTAAAAGAGATTATGCGTCCGTTGTTTCAAAAACACATGGATGATATTATCTCTGGTGAATTTTCCAGAAACATGATGATTGATTGGGCTAATGATGACATTAATTTATTGACTTGGAGAGCCGCAACTGCAGAAACAAACTTCGAGAAAACTGCGCCAACAGCAGCTCCTATTTCAGAGCAGGAGTATTTTGATAATGGAGTTTTGATGATTGCAATGGTAAAAGCTGGTGTAGAGTTGGCTTTTGAAACCATGACTCAAACAGGAATTATTGAAGAATCTGCCTATTATGAGTCATTACACGAATTGCCTTTGATTGCTAATACAGTGGCTCGAAAAAAATTATATGAAATGAACAGAATCATTTCGGATACTGCAGAATACGGTTGTTATTTGTTTGACCATGCTTGTAAACCGTTATTGACTGATTTTATGAAAACGATTGATACTAATGTGATAGGAAAACCTTTTTCAACTTCTAATGGAGTAGATAATGCGGTTCTTATTGCTGTAAACAAAACAATACGTCAACATCCAATTGAAGAAGTAGGAGAGTGGTTGAGAGAATCTATGACTGCCATGAAAAAAATAGGATAA
- the acs gene encoding acetate--CoA ligase → MSYYKIENLEQYFKHYNKSVREPRKFWGKIAEENFTWYQQWDKVVEFNMADADIKWFTEAKVNIVKNCIDRHLAKRGEKTAIIFEPNDPSEEALHITYNELYQRVCKMANVLREQGIKKGDRVCIYLPMIPELAVSVLACARIGAIHSVVFAGFSSTAVATRINDSECKMVITSDGGFRGNKTIDLKEIVDEALEKCTSVEKVLVAKRIHSDITMKEGRDQWLQPLLDQASDNNVAEIMDAEDPLFILYTSGSTGKPKGMVHTTAGYMVYTAYTFKNVFNYEENDVFWCTADIGWITGHSYILYGPLLNGATTVIFEGVPSYPDFSRFWEVIEKHKVTQFYTAPTAIRALAKENIEFVQKYPLKSLKVIGSVGEPINEEAWHWYNDHVGDKRCPVVDTWWQTETGGIMISPLAFVTPTKPTYATLPLPGIQPVLMDEKRNEIEGNQVVGSLCIKFPWPGIARTIWGDHQRYKDTYFSAFPGKYFTGDGALRDEVGYYRITGRVDDVVIVSGHNLGTAPIEDAINEHPAVAESAIVGFPHDIKGNALYGFVILKETGETRNKENLAKEINQHISDHIGPIAKLDKIQFVSGLPKTRSGKIMRRILRKIAEGDYSNFGDISTLLNPEIVEEIKNNRV, encoded by the coding sequence ATGAGCTACTACAAAATTGAAAATCTAGAACAATATTTTAAACATTATAATAAATCAGTTCGTGAACCTAGAAAATTTTGGGGTAAAATAGCAGAAGAAAATTTTACTTGGTACCAGCAATGGGATAAAGTAGTTGAGTTTAATATGGCGGATGCCGACATCAAATGGTTTACTGAAGCCAAAGTAAATATTGTCAAAAATTGCATTGACAGACACCTTGCCAAAAGAGGAGAGAAAACAGCTATTATTTTTGAACCTAATGATCCTTCGGAAGAAGCTTTGCATATTACCTATAATGAGTTGTATCAACGCGTTTGCAAAATGGCTAACGTATTGCGTGAGCAGGGTATAAAAAAAGGCGATCGTGTTTGTATTTATTTACCGATGATACCTGAATTAGCGGTTTCAGTATTAGCTTGTGCCAGAATTGGAGCTATACATTCTGTTGTTTTTGCAGGATTTTCATCCACAGCAGTTGCGACTCGTATTAACGACAGTGAGTGTAAAATGGTAATCACCTCAGATGGAGGTTTTCGTGGTAATAAAACCATAGATTTAAAAGAAATCGTTGATGAAGCATTGGAAAAATGTACTTCGGTCGAAAAAGTTTTAGTTGCCAAAAGAATTCATTCCGATATTACTATGAAAGAAGGACGTGACCAATGGTTGCAACCACTTTTAGATCAAGCATCAGATAATAATGTTGCTGAAATCATGGATGCCGAAGATCCATTATTCATACTGTATACTTCTGGTTCAACTGGAAAACCGAAAGGGATGGTGCATACTACAGCAGGTTATATGGTGTATACGGCTTATACTTTTAAGAATGTTTTCAATTATGAAGAGAATGATGTTTTTTGGTGTACTGCTGATATTGGTTGGATTACAGGACATTCGTATATTCTTTACGGGCCTTTATTGAACGGAGCGACAACAGTAATTTTTGAAGGAGTTCCTTCGTATCCTGACTTTAGTCGTTTTTGGGAAGTTATTGAGAAACATAAAGTTACACAGTTTTATACTGCGCCAACTGCAATTCGTGCTTTGGCAAAAGAAAATATAGAATTTGTACAAAAATATCCATTGAAGTCACTTAAAGTAATTGGATCTGTAGGTGAACCAATCAATGAAGAAGCTTGGCACTGGTACAATGACCACGTAGGTGATAAAAGATGCCCTGTTGTAGATACGTGGTGGCAAACCGAAACGGGTGGAATTATGATTTCGCCTTTGGCATTTGTAACACCAACAAAACCTACGTATGCAACTTTACCTTTACCAGGAATCCAACCCGTTTTAATGGATGAAAAACGCAATGAAATAGAAGGGAATCAAGTCGTTGGTAGTTTATGTATTAAATTTCCATGGCCAGGAATTGCGAGAACTATTTGGGGCGATCACCAGCGCTATAAAGACACCTATTTCTCAGCTTTTCCAGGTAAATATTTCACGGGAGACGGAGCTTTGCGTGATGAAGTAGGATATTATAGAATTACAGGTCGTGTGGATGATGTGGTAATTGTTTCGGGACATAACCTAGGAACGGCACCCATAGAAGACGCAATTAATGAACATCCAGCCGTAGCTGAATCAGCAATTGTAGGTTTCCCTCATGACATCAAAGGAAATGCTTTATATGGTTTTGTTATTTTGAAAGAAACTGGAGAAACCAGAAACAAAGAAAATTTGGCTAAAGAAATTAATCAACATATTTCAGATCATATTGGACCAATAGCAAAATTAGATAAAATCCAGTTTGTTTCTGGTTTACCAAAAACACGCTCTGGAAAAATAATGAGAAGAATTCTTCGAAAAATAGCCGAAGGAGATTATTCAAATTTTGGAGATATATCGACACTATTAAATCCTGAGATTGTTGAGGAAATTAAAAATAATAGAGTATAA
- a CDS encoding NAD(P)/FAD-dependent oxidoreductase, which produces MIQNSIVIVGGGLAGLIAAIHLKNNNYNVLVIEKTDFPKHKVCGEYISNEVVPYLKSLGLDINSLHPTNIDKLSFSLVSGKSVNTVLPMGGFGISRYQLDDYLYNEAKNRGCVIVQEMVTDIEFLDGRFTIVTNLNTYTAAIVIGAFGKRSNIDQKLNRDFIQKKSYWLAVKAHYSGDFPKDSVGLHNFKGGYCGVSKVEKDIINICYLADYETFKKFKNVQEYQNNVVVQNPHLKVIFEKSNLLFEKPLTISQISFEKKQAIENHILMIGDTAGLIHPLCGNGMAMAIHSAKIVSELIHKYYSNEIKSRSELEEKYIQEWNFNFRNRLKMGRLLSNILQKPKLSAVLMRILIIFPFLLSLIIKKTHGKPITLNS; this is translated from the coding sequence ATGATACAAAATTCAATAGTTATTGTTGGTGGTGGTTTAGCAGGACTTATTGCTGCAATCCATCTTAAAAATAATAATTATAATGTTTTAGTTATCGAAAAAACTGATTTTCCTAAACACAAGGTCTGCGGTGAATACATTTCCAACGAAGTTGTACCTTATCTAAAATCACTTGGTTTAGACATTAACTCGTTACATCCTACTAACATTGACAAACTTTCTTTTTCGTTAGTTTCTGGAAAATCAGTAAACACAGTTTTACCTATGGGCGGATTTGGAATAAGTAGATATCAATTAGACGACTATTTATACAACGAAGCAAAAAATCGTGGTTGTGTTATTGTTCAAGAGATGGTAACTGATATTGAGTTTTTGGACGGTAGATTTACAATTGTCACCAATTTGAATACTTATACTGCAGCTATTGTAATTGGTGCTTTTGGAAAACGTTCTAACATTGATCAAAAATTAAATAGAGATTTTATTCAGAAAAAATCATACTGGTTGGCAGTTAAGGCACACTATTCTGGAGATTTTCCAAAAGATAGTGTTGGTCTTCATAATTTTAAAGGCGGGTATTGTGGAGTCTCTAAAGTAGAAAAAGACATCATTAATATTTGTTATTTAGCAGATTATGAAACTTTTAAAAAATTTAAAAATGTTCAAGAGTATCAAAATAATGTAGTGGTTCAAAACCCGCATTTGAAGGTAATTTTCGAAAAAAGTAATTTGCTTTTTGAAAAACCGTTGACCATTAGCCAAATCTCATTTGAGAAAAAGCAAGCTATTGAAAACCATATTCTGATGATTGGTGATACCGCTGGACTAATTCATCCGTTGTGCGGAAACGGAATGGCAATGGCAATTCATAGTGCCAAAATTGTTTCAGAATTAATTCATAAATATTATTCGAATGAAATCAAATCCAGAAGTGAATTGGAAGAAAAATACATTCAGGAATGGAATTTCAATTTTAGAAATAGACTAAAAATGGGTCGGTTGTTATCGAATATTTTACAAAAGCCAAAACTTTCAGCCGTATTGATGCGTATATTAATTATATTTCCATTTTTATTGTCTTTAATCATAAAGAAGACGCACGGAAAACCTATAACTTTAAATTCATAA